In Mixophyes fleayi isolate aMixFle1 chromosome 4, aMixFle1.hap1, whole genome shotgun sequence, the following proteins share a genomic window:
- the DERA gene encoding deoxyribose-phosphate aldolase, translating to MSSRNPGSELDLGWISRVQVNHPAVLRRAEQIQSRRTVKKDFQAAWLLTAVTCIDLTTLSGDDTPSNVHRLCFKAKHPIREDLLRSIRMDDLGISTGAVCVYSARVQDAVKALKDAGCKIPVASVATGFPAGQTPLKTRLDEVRTAVDDGASEIDIVINRTLALSGRWKELYEEIRLFREACGEAHMKTILGIGELGSLTTVYRASLVAMMAGSDFIKTSTGKESVNATYPVALVMVRAIRAYYWKTGIKVGFKPAGGIRSAKEALVWLSLMKEELGDEWLTPELFRIGASTLLGDIERQIYHHVTGRYAAHHDLPMA from the exons aTGTCTTCCAGGAATCCGGGCTCAGAGCTGG ACCTTGGTTGGATCTCTAGAGTTCAGGTCAATCATCCAGCGGTCCTTCGACGCGCAGAGCAGATTCAGAGCCGCAGGACTGTCAAGAAGGACTTTCAG GCTGCATGGCTACTGACCGCTGTCACCTGCATTGACCTCACCACCCTCTCTGGAGATGACACCCCATCCAACGTCCACCGACTGTGCTTCAAGGCTAAACATCCCATCAGAGAGGATCTGTTGCGGAGTATTCGGATGGATGACCTAG GTATCAGCACAggtgctgtgtgtgtttattcaGCCCGTGTGCAGGACGCAGTGAAAGCCCTGAAGGATGCTGGTTGTAAGATACCCGTCGCATCAG TGGCCACAGGATTTCCTGCCGGACAAACCCCACTGAAGACCAGGCTAGATGAGGTCAGGACAGCCGTGGATGATGGAGCGTCTGAAATTGACATTGTGATCAACAGGACTTTGGCACTAAGTGGCCGCTGGAAAG AACTCTATGAAGAGATCCGGCTGTTCCGTGAGGCGTGTGGGGAGGCGCACATGAAAACTATCCTGGGCATTGGGGAGCTTGGCTCCCTCACTACTGTATACAGGGCCAGCCTTGTCGCTATGATGGCAG GTTCAGATTTCATCAAGACATCCACCGGGAAGGAATCGGTTAATGCCACATACCCTGTGGCACTAGTAATGGTGCGGGCCATCCGGGCGTATTACTGGAAGACTGGCATCAAG GTGGGATTTAAACCGGCCGGGGGGATTCGCAGTGCTAAGGAAGCCCTCGTCTGGCTGTCGCTGATGAAGGAGGAGCTGGGTGATGAGTGGCTGACGCCAGAACTGTTCCGCATTGGAGCCAGCACCCTGCTGGGGGATATCGAGAGACAG ATTTATCATCATGTAACTGGCAGATACGCGGCACACCACGATCTACCGATGGCGTGA